A single region of the Gemmatimonadales bacterium genome encodes:
- the dinB gene encoding DNA polymerase IV — MPPRIIHLDLDAFFVEVCRQRDPALRDVELLIVGGSRHTRGVVQSASYGARRFGVHAGMPIAEARRRCPGATFAHGGFAHYREASRAVRRVLDGFSPTVVMASLDEAYLDFAGTEQLHPVSLLPLGEALRDAVRRETGLECSMGIAPNRMVAKLASDCAKPRGLMEVRAGWEEGFLAGLPLRALPGVGPRTAERWAALGLTNVAQVQQMDRAGLERIVGPDAKLLKLRAHGYGGSALRADRLPRSVSRETTLARDARDPAELASILALLTARVAGQLREEHLVARTVALKLRHDDFRTVTRRVTLDHATDLDAELYGGAAALLRGAFAEVRRRNRGVRLIGIAATGLATAADRDLFEPPERARLRQLTRAVDVVRERFGFEAMMQARLLRYRRGSAP, encoded by the coding sequence ATGCCCCCCCGCATCATCCATCTCGACCTCGACGCATTCTTCGTGGAAGTGTGCCGACAGCGCGACCCGGCACTCCGCGACGTCGAGCTGCTCATCGTGGGCGGCAGCCGGCATACGCGAGGCGTCGTGCAGTCGGCGTCATATGGGGCCCGGCGGTTCGGCGTGCACGCCGGGATGCCGATCGCCGAGGCGCGGCGGAGGTGCCCGGGCGCCACGTTCGCACACGGCGGGTTCGCCCACTACCGCGAGGCCTCGCGCGCCGTTCGGCGGGTGCTGGATGGCTTCTCGCCCACCGTGGTGATGGCATCGCTCGACGAAGCGTACCTCGACTTTGCGGGCACCGAGCAGCTGCACCCCGTCTCGCTGCTCCCGCTGGGCGAAGCGCTCCGCGACGCCGTGAGGCGCGAGACCGGGCTCGAGTGCAGCATGGGAATCGCACCCAACCGGATGGTCGCCAAGCTGGCGTCAGATTGCGCCAAGCCCCGCGGCTTGATGGAGGTGCGCGCCGGATGGGAGGAGGGGTTTCTCGCGGGGCTACCGCTCCGGGCGCTGCCGGGTGTCGGACCCCGAACGGCGGAGCGGTGGGCGGCGCTCGGTCTCACCAACGTGGCCCAGGTGCAGCAGATGGACCGCGCCGGGCTCGAGCGGATCGTGGGCCCGGACGCAAAGCTGCTCAAGCTTCGGGCGCACGGCTACGGCGGCAGCGCGCTCCGGGCGGACCGCCTGCCACGCTCGGTGAGCCGCGAAACGACGCTGGCGCGCGATGCGCGTGATCCGGCGGAGCTCGCGTCGATTCTCGCGTTGCTCACCGCGCGCGTGGCGGGACAACTTCGTGAGGAGCATCTCGTCGCGCGCACCGTGGCGCTCAAGCTCCGGCACGATGACTTCCGCACGGTCACGCGCCGAGTCACGCTGGACCATGCTACCGATCTTGACGCCGAACTGTACGGTGGGGCGGCCGCACTGCTTCGGGGCGCCTTTGCCGAGGTCCGGCGCCGCAATCGGGGCGTACGGCTCATCGGCATCGCGGCGACCGGCCTTGCGACGGCAGCGGACCGCGACCTGTTCGAGCCGCCGGAGCGCGCCAGGCTGCGCCAGTTGACGCGCGCGGTGGACGTCGTTCGCGAGCGGTTCGGGTTCGAAGCGATGATGCAGGCGCGGTTGCTTCGTTACAGGCGAGGTTCGGCGCCGTAG